One window of Nostoc sp. C052 genomic DNA carries:
- the psaA gene encoding photosystem I core protein PsaA, translating to MTITPEREQKVRVEVDNDPVQTSFKKWSEPGHFDRSLARGPKTTTWIWNLHALAHDFDTHTSDLQDVSRKIFAAHFGHLAVVFIWLSGMYFHGARFSNFEGWMANPTAIKPSAQVVWPIFGQEILNADVGGGFHGIQITSGLFQMWRGQGFTNTYQLYCTAIGALVMAAVMLFAGWFHYHKRAPKLEWFLNWESMMNHHLAGLLGLGSLGWTGHLIHVASPTNKLLDAGVAIKDIPLPHEFILNSKLMDQLYPSASWGFVSGVVPFFTLQWGNFADFLTFKGGLNPVTGGLWLTDIAHHHLAIAVLFIIAGHFYRTNWGIGHDFKEMLDDARTPKMLPFLSFIGPVGHKGLDKIFETSWHANLAIHLVQFGTASLLVAHHMYAMPPYPYLATDYATVTSLFTHHVWIAGFCIVGGAAHAGIFMVRDYNPADHVNNVLDRTIRHRDAIISHLAWVCQFLGFHSFAMYCHNDTMRAFGRPQDMFSDTGIQLQPVFAQWIQHIQTMTIGNPALQAAAPLGNAFGGLRGLELSGLGTAAPNLHEPVSYAWGGGVVAVAGKVAMMPITLGTADFMIHHIHAFTIHVTVLVLLKGVLFARSSRLVPDKANLGFRFPCDGPGRGGTCQVSAWDHVFLGLFWMYNSLSMVIFHFFWKMQSDVWGTVDADGVVTHITGGNFAQSSITNNGWLRDFLWAQATQVITSYNSALSGYGLMFLGGHFVFGFSLMFLFSGRGYWQELIESIVWAHNKLKITTAIQPRALSITHGRAVGVAHYLLGGIVTTWAFFLARMSALG from the coding sequence ATGACAATTACTCCTGAGCGAGAGCAAAAGGTAAGGGTTGAGGTTGATAACGATCCGGTGCAAACTTCATTCAAGAAGTGGTCGGAACCAGGACACTTTGACCGCTCCCTTGCCAGAGGTCCCAAAACCACCACTTGGATTTGGAACCTCCACGCACTCGCCCACGATTTTGATACTCATACCAGCGATTTACAAGACGTATCGCGCAAAATCTTCGCCGCTCACTTCGGACACTTAGCTGTAGTGTTTATCTGGTTGAGCGGTATGTATTTTCATGGCGCTCGCTTTTCCAATTTTGAGGGTTGGATGGCGAACCCGACTGCCATTAAACCCAGCGCCCAAGTTGTCTGGCCGATATTTGGTCAAGAAATTTTGAATGCAGATGTGGGCGGCGGCTTCCACGGTATTCAAATTACCTCTGGACTCTTCCAGATGTGGCGTGGGCAAGGTTTTACTAATACCTACCAGCTATATTGCACCGCTATTGGTGCTTTAGTGATGGCAGCAGTAATGCTGTTTGCTGGCTGGTTCCACTACCATAAACGCGCTCCCAAGCTAGAGTGGTTCCTGAATTGGGAGTCAATGATGAACCACCACCTGGCAGGGCTTTTAGGCTTGGGTTCTTTGGGTTGGACAGGACATCTGATTCATGTTGCCTCACCAACTAACAAGTTGTTAGATGCTGGGGTAGCTATCAAAGACATTCCTTTACCCCACGAATTCATCTTGAATTCCAAGTTGATGGATCAGCTTTATCCCAGTGCCAGTTGGGGTTTCGTTTCGGGTGTAGTGCCTTTTTTCACGTTGCAGTGGGGAAATTTTGCTGACTTTTTGACCTTTAAGGGTGGTCTGAACCCGGTGACGGGGGGCTTGTGGTTAACAGATATAGCACACCATCATTTAGCGATCGCAGTGCTATTCATCATTGCCGGCCATTTCTACCGCACGAATTGGGGCATCGGTCACGACTTCAAGGAAATGCTCGATGATGCCAGAACTCCCAAGATGCTGCCATTCTTGAGCTTTATTGGGCCTGTCGGTCATAAAGGCCTCGATAAAATTTTCGAGACTTCCTGGCACGCTAATCTAGCTATCCACCTAGTACAGTTTGGAACAGCCAGCCTCCTCGTCGCGCACCACATGTACGCGATGCCCCCTTATCCTTATCTGGCAACGGATTATGCGACCGTTACATCGCTATTCACCCACCACGTATGGATTGCAGGTTTCTGCATTGTTGGGGGCGCGGCTCACGCTGGCATCTTCATGGTACGGGACTACAATCCAGCCGACCATGTCAACAACGTGTTGGATCGGACGATCCGCCACCGCGATGCAATCATCTCCCACCTAGCTTGGGTGTGTCAATTCTTGGGCTTCCATAGCTTTGCGATGTACTGCCACAACGACACCATGCGGGCTTTTGGTCGTCCCCAAGATATGTTCTCGGATACGGGAATTCAGTTGCAGCCAGTGTTTGCTCAGTGGATACAACACATCCAGACGATGACCATCGGCAATCCAGCTCTCCAAGCTGCTGCACCTCTTGGTAATGCGTTCGGTGGCTTGCGGGGTCTGGAACTGAGCGGATTGGGAACTGCTGCACCTAATTTGCATGAGCCTGTCAGCTATGCCTGGGGTGGCGGTGTTGTGGCAGTGGCCGGCAAAGTGGCGATGATGCCCATTACCTTGGGTACTGCGGATTTTATGATTCACCACATTCACGCCTTCACAATTCACGTCACTGTTTTAGTGCTGCTGAAAGGTGTGTTGTTTGCCCGCAGTTCGCGTTTAGTTCCAGATAAAGCCAATTTGGGCTTCCGCTTCCCCTGTGATGGCCCGGGACGAGGCGGTACTTGCCAGGTATCGGCTTGGGATCATGTTTTCCTGGGTCTGTTCTGGATGTATAACTCCTTGTCAATGGTGATTTTCCACTTCTTCTGGAAAATGCAGTCGGATGTCTGGGGGACGGTAGATGCAGATGGGGTAGTGACGCACATTACGGGCGGAAACTTTGCCCAATCGTCAATTACCAATAACGGCTGGTTGCGTGATTTCCTCTGGGCCCAGGCGACGCAAGTAATCACATCCTACAATTCAGCACTTTCGGGCTACGGCTTAATGTTCTTAGGTGGACACTTCGTTTTCGGCTTTAGTCTGATGTTCCTGTTTAGTGGTCGTGGCTACTGGCAAGAATTAATCGAATCAATTGTTTGGGCGCACAACAAGTTGAAAATTACCACAGCTATTCAGCCTCGCGCCTTGAGCATCACTCATGGTCGGGCTGTGGGGGTAGCTCATTACCTTTTGGGAGGAATTGTCACCACTTGGGCCTTCTTCCTGGCGCGAATGTCGGCATTGGGATGA
- a CDS encoding response regulator produces the protein MKTRRILLIENKNAIREVTQLCLETVEGWEVLTAISSQEAIAKTKAQKVDVILVDLDTFASDRDLSTILHQLQNNPVTQDIPVILLTTTVLSQEQFTKLGVRTAIAKPFDLITLATQVSAVLGWNQ, from the coding sequence GTGAAAACCCGACGCATCTTACTGATTGAGAATAAAAATGCTATTCGGGAAGTGACTCAGCTTTGCTTGGAGACAGTAGAAGGCTGGGAAGTACTGACGGCGATATCGAGCCAAGAAGCGATCGCTAAAACAAAGGCGCAAAAAGTTGATGTTATCCTTGTGGATCTCGATACTTTTGCCTCCGATAGAGACTTATCGACAATTTTGCACCAACTACAGAACAACCCCGTCACTCAGGATATACCCGTAATTTTGTTAACGACTACAGTATTGTCTCAGGAACAATTTACCAAACTGGGGGTAAGAACTGCGATCGCTAAACCTTTCGATTTAATAACTCTAGCTACCCAAGTTTCAGCAGTGCTGGGCTGGAACCAATAA
- a CDS encoding response regulator: MNKRILIIDDEEDIRETTQICLEITNEWEVLTAGSGREGLLKAAFEHPDVILLDVMMPDMDGLTTLENLQANPQTQNIPVILLTAKAQAAEQRQFTQLKVVAVITKPYDPFTLSEQVAQALI, from the coding sequence ATGAACAAGCGCATCTTGATTATTGATGATGAAGAAGATATCCGAGAAACCACTCAGATATGTTTAGAGATAACTAATGAATGGGAAGTGCTGACAGCTGGTTCTGGTAGAGAAGGTTTGCTCAAAGCTGCTTTTGAACATCCAGATGTAATTCTCTTAGATGTGATGATGCCAGATATGGATGGCTTGACAACGTTGGAGAATCTGCAAGCAAATCCCCAAACCCAGAATATTCCCGTGATTTTATTAACAGCAAAAGCACAGGCTGCTGAACAGCGTCAGTTTACTCAACTAAAAGTGGTGGCAGTAATTACTAAGCCTTACGACCCCTTTACTCTGTCTGAACAAGTGGCGCAGGCGTTAATATAG